From a region of the Constantimarinum furrinae genome:
- a CDS encoding efflux RND transporter periplasmic adaptor subunit → MKKTGTIIVLAGIGIFFVLSMFWLYSKNSEDPVIYATESPSKNTIIKKTVATGSIVPKEEVLIKPNISGIIDEIFVQAGDVIQSGDLIAKVKVVPNVNSLSSAKNNINSARTQVETARLALESQKSIYERQKELFEKGVISANEFDNAQLSYNQAQQRYNQEKVGLSGAQQTFDIVKTGTTSGLGTSANTEIRATVSGMVLDVPVKTGNQVIEANNFNDGTTIATLADVNRMIFEGKVDESEVGKIAEGLPLEITVGAIENKNFDAILDYIAPKGVSENGAIQFEIKGTLNKKDTTFIRAGLSANASIILARADSVLSVKEALIQYDPKTQKPFVEVETGEQQFERKDVELGISDGINVEIKSGVSEGDKIKVWNQIKAAPDFSKSQ, encoded by the coding sequence TATAGTATTAGCAGGGATTGGAATATTTTTTGTCCTTTCAATGTTTTGGCTATATTCTAAGAATTCAGAGGATCCGGTCATCTACGCAACCGAATCGCCTTCAAAAAATACGATCATAAAAAAAACAGTGGCTACAGGGAGCATTGTTCCTAAGGAAGAAGTGTTGATAAAGCCTAACATTTCGGGTATTATCGATGAAATCTTTGTGCAGGCAGGAGATGTGATACAAAGCGGTGATCTAATCGCAAAAGTAAAGGTTGTGCCCAATGTTAATTCCTTAAGTAGTGCAAAAAACAACATAAACAGTGCCCGTACTCAGGTTGAAACTGCTAGACTGGCATTGGAGAGCCAAAAAAGCATTTATGAGAGACAAAAGGAACTTTTTGAAAAAGGTGTGATCTCGGCAAATGAATTTGATAATGCGCAACTTAGCTATAATCAGGCGCAACAGCGTTACAATCAGGAAAAAGTTGGGCTTTCAGGAGCACAGCAAACTTTCGATATTGTTAAGACGGGTACAACCAGTGGTTTAGGAACTTCAGCCAACACCGAAATACGGGCAACGGTGTCTGGAATGGTGCTGGATGTGCCGGTAAAAACCGGAAATCAGGTGATCGAGGCTAATAATTTTAATGATGGAACGACTATTGCCACCCTCGCCGATGTAAACCGGATGATCTTTGAAGGGAAAGTAGACGAAAGCGAAGTGGGTAAAATAGCCGAGGGGCTTCCACTGGAGATCACAGTAGGCGCCATAGAGAACAAGAATTTTGATGCAATACTGGACTATATTGCTCCCAAGGGTGTAAGTGAGAACGGTGCTATTCAGTTTGAAATAAAAGGAACGCTTAATAAAAAGGATACTACCTTTATACGAGCGGGACTAAGTGCAAATGCTTCCATTATCCTGGCAAGGGCAGACAGTGTTTTGTCGGTGAAAGAAGCATTAATTCAATATGATCCCAAAACACAAAAACCATTCGTAGAAGTGGAAACGGGAGAACAACAATTTGAACGAAAGGATGTTGAGCTTGGAATAAGCGACGGAATTAATGTGGAAATAAAAAGTGGAGTTTCTGAAGGGGATAAGATCAAGGTCTGGAATCAGATAAAGGCTGCGCCCGATTTCTCCAAATCTCAGTAG
- a CDS encoding TolC family protein: protein MKNLVIILILLFTTSLVEAQTKKWTLKECVVHALENNISVKQSALDVELAEITKSDAVGNYLPTLNGSASNSWNTGLTQNVTSGVLETQTSRNSSYGLTVGVDIFKGLENLRTSQRAKLTELSAQYNLSKMQDDITLFVANAYLQILLNKANLEVVTSQNIVTQEQLQRTNDLVDAGVLPRGDLLEIRATDASEKQQIAIAENAVEISLISLAQLLLIQDYENFDIADEDFEIIDEGISSKQISEIIASAQENRSEVKIAENNLDIAEIDLKLARSQYYPSLRGFFNYNTRESNIARFATGIDPNNPTITQEIGVVQSTGDVVVATGPNTVLQELDPLPYFEQLYLNDGISYGVQLNVPIFNGFAVRNNVKRSKINVRRQEYLLEQTKLDLESNVYQAYVDAKGSLKAYEAALVALESQELAYQYAKDRYDVGLTNAFDFSQSKLRYDNTKIELNRAKYDYIFKLKVLELYFGISATELKF from the coding sequence ATGAAGAACTTAGTAATCATCCTCATTTTGCTTTTTACAACATCACTTGTTGAAGCACAAACAAAAAAATGGACCTTGAAAGAGTGTGTTGTACATGCGCTTGAAAATAATATTTCGGTGAAGCAGAGCGCTTTGGATGTAGAACTCGCTGAAATCACAAAGAGTGATGCTGTTGGTAATTATCTGCCCACTTTAAACGGAAGTGCTTCTAACTCATGGAATACAGGACTAACGCAAAACGTAACCTCGGGGGTATTGGAAACTCAAACCTCTCGAAATTCATCCTATGGATTAACAGTTGGGGTAGATATTTTTAAAGGTCTGGAGAATTTAAGAACGAGTCAGCGCGCTAAATTAACCGAACTTTCTGCCCAGTACAACTTGAGTAAAATGCAGGATGACATTACACTATTTGTTGCCAATGCATATCTTCAGATCCTTTTAAATAAAGCTAATCTTGAGGTTGTAACCTCTCAGAATATAGTTACTCAGGAGCAGTTACAGCGCACCAATGATCTGGTTGATGCGGGAGTATTACCCAGAGGTGATCTTTTGGAGATCCGGGCTACAGATGCTTCGGAAAAACAACAAATTGCCATCGCCGAAAATGCCGTGGAGATATCTTTGATAAGTCTGGCGCAGTTGCTGTTAATTCAGGATTACGAGAATTTCGATATTGCCGATGAAGACTTCGAGATCATAGACGAAGGTATTTCGTCCAAACAAATATCAGAGATTATCGCTTCGGCCCAGGAGAATCGTTCCGAAGTAAAGATTGCCGAGAACAATCTTGATATTGCTGAAATAGATCTTAAACTGGCCAGAAGTCAGTACTATCCTTCTTTAAGAGGGTTTTTCAATTATAATACACGGGAATCAAATATTGCGCGATTTGCAACTGGAATAGACCCGAATAATCCAACGATCACACAGGAGATCGGGGTGGTTCAGTCTACAGGAGATGTGGTTGTGGCGACGGGACCAAATACGGTGCTTCAGGAACTTGATCCGTTACCATATTTTGAGCAGCTTTATCTCAATGATGGAATTTCGTATGGCGTTCAGTTAAATGTTCCTATTTTTAATGGTTTTGCGGTACGAAACAATGTAAAGCGAAGCAAGATAAATGTAAGGCGACAGGAATATTTACTGGAGCAGACCAAATTGGATCTGGAGTCGAACGTATATCAGGCCTATGTAGATGCCAAAGGTTCGCTGAAAGCATATGAGGCGGCCCTTGTAGCTCTGGAATCTCAGGAATTAGCGTATCAATATGCCAAGGACAGATATGATGTAGGGTTGACGAATGCCTTCGATTTCAGTCAGTCGAAATTGCGCTATGACAATACAAAGATCGAATTGAATCGAGCCAAATACGATTATATCTTTAAGTTGAAAGTATTGGAGTTGTATTTTGGAATTTCAGCAACCGAACTAAAGTTTTAA